The region AGACTATTATGGTACGCCAACACCTATCAACCAGGTAGCCAATGTTTCAGTTCCTGAACCTAGAATGATCGTTATTCAGCCGTGGGAGAAAACAATGTTAGCCGCTATTGACAAAGCTATTCAGAAATCAGACTTGGGTTTGATGCCCAATAGCGATGGTACTGTTATTAGGCTGAACATTCCGCAGCTTACTCAAGAGCGTCGTTCGGAAATTGTGAAAGTCATACATAAAAAAGCTGAAGAGTGCCGGGTAGCCATCCGAAATCTGCGGCGAGATGCCAATGACGCCATAAAAAAGGTTGAAAAAGATAAAGTTATTTCCGCAGACGAAGCTAAAAAAGCTCAGGATGATATTCAAAAATTGACCGATAAATATATTAAAGAAGTAGATCAGGTAATGACTGCAAAAGAAAAAGAAATTATGGAAGTGTAACAGAGTGGATACAGTTGCGCAACCGTTAGCAGATGTTATTGTCCGGTTGGAGCAGGCCAATATTAAGTATACTGTAACAATAACCCAACCTACGCGGAAAGCCTTTCAACTGGAAGATACTCTTTATGTTATTAGGCAGCAATTAGATGCTGATGGTATTTATAATTTAATGGCTGCTGCTAAAATGGGAAAGGAGGTGTTCTAAGTAATGGCCTACAAAATTACAGACGAGTGTGTTGCTTGTGGTTCTTGTGCTGCCACTTGTCCAGTTGGCGCTATTCAAGAAGGTGAGCCTACCTACAGCATCACTGATGAATGTGTTGAGTGCGGCGCCTGCGCGGCGGTTTGCCCGACTGGTGCGATTAAAGCTCCAGAATAATTTAAATCCCCCTCGCAAGAGGGGGTTTAAATTTGATATTTGATATTTGTTGGCTAAATTTACTAAATTCGGGGGATAATTTTGGTAATACAGTTGCAGGTTGGCGGAGGGGCTTAGAGTGTGGAAGAAATGGTTCGGAAAAAATAGCACTACACAACAAAACATTTATTGTAATATTGATTTTACAAGGCTACCCCGGCACGTAGCGATAATAATGGATGGGAATGGACGCTGGGCGCAAAAAAGAGGATTGCCTCGTACTTTTGGCCACCGTGCTGGTGCTGAAACTTTGCGGGATATTGTGAAAGCCGCATCAGAAATCGGTATAAAAGTGCTTACCGCTTATGCATTTTCCACTGAGAATTGGCGGCGGCCGGCTGATGAGGTAGACTTACTCATGCGCTTGTTGTCTGATTATCTTGATAACGAGATCGATGAACTTGACCAAAACAATGTCCAGGTAAAGTTTATCGGCAAGATCGACGAGCTAGCTAAAACATTACAGAATAAGATTGAAAAAGCTCAGGCGCAAACTGCTCAAAATACCGGTTTAATTTTGAATCTTGCCGTCAACTACGGCGGACGGGCTGAGCTGACGCGCGCTGTTAAAATAATTAGCGAAAAAGTACTAAATAAGGAACTGACTTTAGAAGATATCACTGAAGAAATGATTGAGAGAAGTTTGTATACCGCAGATTTGCCAGCTCCAGATTTATTGATCAGGCCGAGCGGCGATTTTAGAATCAGTAATTTTTTACTGTGGCAATTGGCATATACGGAATTTTGGTTTACTGATATTAATTGGCCGGATTTTAAACCAGAGCACTTAGTCCAGGCTATCTTAGATTTTCAGCAGCGAGAACGAAGGTTTGGCGGTATTAAAAATACAAAAAAACGGTAGGTGCCTACATTGCTTGGTATGCGTATTTTGACAGCAGTTATTGGAATACCGGTAGCTATATATATTATCAATTACGGCGCATGGGTATTTGCTGTAGCTGTAGTATTACTGGCCTTGATTGCCTGGCATGAATTTTATAAAATGATGCAGTTCAAAGATATAAGGGTTCATTACAGTACCGGGCTTATTGGTATTATTTTAGCACTCGGCTGTACCTGGTTGGGTAATGCTCAAGAATTAGTTATGGTAATTCTGCTGATAGTATTGTTGACCATGGTTAAAACAATACTATCCCATGCAATTTTTGGTGTCAGCGATGCTGCTTTCACTATTTTAGGGACACTCTATGTCGGTTTAACTTTTGCTCATTTACTGCTCCTCAGGTTCACTGACCAGTATGCATACATATCTACTGAATTAGGCAGCTTATCGGCTGGCGCAATCTATCTTTGGCTAGCATTTGTCGGGACATGGGCTAGCGACACCATGGCGTATTTTGTTGGTTCGCAGCTTGGTCGGCACAAATTGTGCCCGGCGATTAGCCCAGGGAAAACTTATGAAGGGGCGGTAGGGGGACTGATTGGCAGTGTTATCGGTGTTACCGCTCTTGGCGCATTCGCCGGTTTGCCGCTTATACATACTATAGTTATTGGATTATTAGTAGGTATTGCTGCTCCATTTGGCGACCTTGCCGAGTCGGCTTTAAAGCGTTTTACCGGAGTAAAAGATTCGGGCAACATATTGCCAGGACATGGCGGTGTGCTTGACCGGTTTGATGCTATCATGTTTGCCGTGCCGGTAGTATATTATTATATAAAGGCTTTTATCATAGCTTAGAACAGGAGATTTCCCATGCAACATGTTGCAATTTTAGGAAGTACCGGGTCAATTGGTACGCAAGCGTTAGATGTTATTGCCGCCAATCCTGACAAATATAAGATAACTGCTTTAGCTGCTTATCAAAATGAAAGATTGTTGGCTGAACAGATTGAGTATTTTAAGCCTGAAATTGCCGTTTTGATTGATAAACAGGCGGCTGACCGCTTAATTCGAGCTTATAATTGCCAAACGCAAGTCCTCACCGGTGAGGATGGACTGGTGGAAGCGGCTACAATGTCCCGCACTGATACTGTACTGACATCACTTGTTGGGTTTGCCGGACTGAATCCGACTGTTGCTGCAATTAAAGCCGGAAAAACAATCGCCTTGGCTAATAAGGAAACGTTAGTAGCCGCGGGCGAACTAGTCATGTCGCTAGCTAAACAATATAATGTTAGTATATATCCTGTTGATAGCGAGCACAGTGCTGTATTTCAATGCTTGCAAGGAGAAAACAGGCAGCAAATCAGTCGGATTATTTTGACAGCGTCCGGCGGTCCGTTTCGGGGACGAACGGCTGGTGATTTGGCAAATGTTACTGTGGAGGATTGTTTAAAGCATCCCAATTGGTCTATGGGGCGTAAAATTACTATTGATTCTGCTACGTTGGCCAATAAAGGCCTGGAAGTAATCGAGGCCAGATGGCTTTTTGGCGTAGACTACGAACAAATTGACGTTTGTATTCATCCTCAGAGTGTAATCCATTCAATGGTTGAATTTATTGACGGCAGCATTATAGCCCAACTCGGTATGCCGGATATGCGGTTACCTATTCAATATGCGTTGTCATACCCCGCCCGACTGTCTTCCAATTTTCCCCGTGTTGACTTTAATACTTTGTCAGCACTAACTTTTGCTGCGCCAGATACTAATACTTTTCCGGCATTAAAGCTGGCATATGCAGCTGGCAAAACTGGCGGCACTATGCCCTGTGTTTATAATGCGGCCAATGAAGTAGCCGTCTACGCTTTTTTAAATGGTGAAATTGGGTTTCTTGATATAGCGCAGGTAATAGATTACACTATGAGAAATCATGCAGTACTTGCCAATCCGGACTTAGTCCAGATATACTCAACAGATTCCTGGGCCCGCCGCTATGCCTTGCAGGCAATCGATGATTTGAAAAGAAAACGGTAACCAATTACTTGAAGGGTTGGTGAAATTTTGTCTACAGTTATTGCGACAATTTTTGTATTTGGCCTATTAGTTTTGTTTCACGAGCTTGGCCACTTTATTACAGCCAAATGGGTTGGTATGAGGGTTGATGAGTTTGCCATAGGGTTCGGGCCTAAACTAATAAGCCGTAAGGTCGGGGAAACAGTCTATTCTATCCGGATTATTCCTTTAGGCGGCTTCAATAAGATTGCCGGCATGGACCCGGATGAAGAGAAGGATGAACGGTCATTTAGCGCTAAATCTATTTGGGCCAGGATGTTGGTTATTGTAGCTGGTTCAGTTATGAATTTTGTTTTACCTGTTATTTTGCTGTTTATCGTATTTATGAGTGCCGGTATTGATACTCCTTCCAATCAACCGATGATCGGTACTGTTTTTCCTAATAAACCGGCTGCGGCTGCGGGGCTGTTACCTGGTGACCATATAACGGCGGTAAACGGGGTTCCCATAGATTCCTGGCGGCAATTTGTTAGTGTTATTCAAATAAATGCCGGCAACAAACTGAACATCACTTATTCACGCGGTACTGAGACTGGCAAAACAGCGATACTTACACCCGAGTATGACGAAAAAGGCAAACGCGGTGTAATTGGCGTGACTCCACAAATTGATACATATCAGCCAGGAGTATTGGAATCAGTAGGCTTGGCGGCTAAACACACTTTTACTGTGGCCCAAAGCATGCTTATTGGTATTGGTGAGATGATTACCGGCAAGGCGGCAGCTGATGTAGCCGGGCCAATTGGCGTAGCGCAAATGGCAGGTGAAGTAGCTCAATTGGGTATTATCCCGCTATTGCAATTTGCCGCTTTTTTAAGCATTAATCTAGGTCTGATTAATCTGTTGCCTGTTCCGGTTTTGGACGGCGGACATGTTGTCACACTGGCTGTTGAAGGACTGAGAGGCAAACCGCTTGACAGAAACCAAATGCAGTTTATTCAGATAATTGGTTTTGCCTTGTTGATGCTCTTGTTAGTGGTGGCAACATTTAAAGATATATCCCGGTTAAAACTGTTTTAAACTGGTGGTGTAAAATGCAGCGAAAAAAGACATGTCCTGTTCGGATTGGTAAAATCCGTATAGGTGGAAATGCACCTGTATCGGTTCAATCAATGACCAATACCCGCACAGAAAATATTGCAGATACCGTAGCGCAAATTAAGCGTCTTAGAGCGGCAGGGTGCGATATAGTCCGCGTTGCCGTGCCCAATATGGAGGCAGCTCAGGCAATCGATAAGATAAAGGCAGCTGTCGATATGCCGCTTGTTGCTGATATCCATTTTGATTACCGTCTGGCCATTGCCGCTATAGAGCGCGGTGTTGACGGTCTCCGCTTAAATCCTGGCAATATTGGTGATGCCAGCCATGTAGCAGCAGTGGTCAGAGAAGCCAAAAAGCGGCAAATACCGATTCGCATTGGTGTAAATGCCGGATCGCTTAGTAAGGAGATGCTGGCGAAACATGGTGGCCGTCCTACCGCCGAGGCCATGGTAGAAAGTGCTTTGAGCCATATCAGTATTTTGGAAAACTATGATTTTTATGATATAAAAATATCGCTGAAAGCCCATGATGTACCACTTACTATGCGGGCTTATCAACTTATGTCAGAAACTGTTGATTATCCGTTGCACCTGGGGATAACTGAAGCGGGTACGGTGCGGTCAGGGGTAGTCAAGTCAGCAGTCGGGATTGGTGCGCTGTTAGCGCAAGGGATTGGGGATACTGTCAGGGTGTCACTGACTGGCGACCCGGTGGAAGAAGTCCGTGTTGCTAACGAAATTCTCAAATCATTAGGATTAAGACAATATGGTCCTACGCTTGTGTCCTGCCCGACCTGCGGGCGTTGCCAGATTGATTTGGTAGCCATTGCGGAAACAGTGGAAGGTAAGCTTAAGAACATGGATAAACCACTTACTGTAGCGGTGATGGGGTGTGTTGTAAATGGGCCGGGTGAAGCCAAAGAAGCTGATGTTGGTATTGCTGGCGGCAAGGGTGAAGGACTGTTGTTCAGCAAAGGCGAAATTATCCGGAAAGTGCCGGAAAGCGAGCTTGTAAGCGCACTATTTGCCGAAATTGACAAACTTAATAAGGAGGCTAATAAATAATGCGTGTTTCCCAGTTATTTGCACCTACATTAAGAGAGACTCCGGCCGAAGCCGAAGTAATAAGTCACCAGCTTATGCTAAGGGCTGGCTTTATCCGTAAAGCAGCAGGCGGTATATATTCTTATTTGCCGCTGGCTTGGCGAGTGCTAAAAAAAATTGAAACAATAGTACGTGAAGAAATGGATGCTAAAGGCGGCCAGGAACTGGCCATGCCGGTGATTCAGCCGGCAGAAATGTGGCAGGAAACGGGCCGCTGGAGTGTTTACGGCGATGAAATGTTCCGTTTAAAAGACCGTCATAACCGTAATTTCTGTTTAGGCCCAACCCATGAAGAAATGATTACGACGCTTGTTCGCGGCGATGTCCGTTCTTACCGGCAGTTACCGCTCATGTTGTATCAAATCCAAAACAAGTACCGGGATGAAATCAGGCCTAGATTTGGCCTGATGCGGGGCCGTGAATTCATAATGAAAGATCTGTACTCATTTGACCGGGATGAAGCCGGCCTTGACGAAAGTTACAATAAGATGTATGACGCTTATACAAAGATTTTTACCCGTTGCGGGCTAACATTCCGGGCAGTTGAGGCTGACTCCGGGGCCATTGGCGGCAGCGGTTCGCATGAGTTTATGGTTATTGCTGAGTCGGGGGAAGCGGCCATTGTTTATTGCGGCGACTGTGATTATGCCGCTAACGTTGAGAAAGCCGAACTCCATCCTATCACTGGTCAAGTTGAAGAACGCCTGCCGCTCTCGGAAACAGATACACCTGGCACTAAATCCATTGCTGCGCTTTGCCAGTTTCTGGATATTTGCCCGGAAAAAACCATTAAAACATTGGCCTATCGCACCGACACCGGCGCTATTGTGCTGGCGCTTGTTCGCGGTGACCATGAAGTAAATGAAATTAAGTTATTAAATAAGGTCGGATGCCTGCGACTTGATATGGCTAATGAAGAAGCGCTCGCCGGTATAATGGGCAGCTGCGCCGGATATATTGGTCCTGTTGGTTTTGACGGCCGGGATGATATAATTATCGTTGCCGATGCCACAGTTATGAATATGGTTAATGCTGTCTGCGGCGCTAATAAGTTGGACAAACACTATATAAATGTTAATCCTGGCTATGATTTTACACCGGATATTATCGCCGATATCCGCCTGATTCAGGAGAATGATCCTTGTCCGCGCTGTGGTGCGCCGGTTAAAACTGCCCGGGGGATTGAGGTTGGTCAGATATTCAAGTTATTTACTAAATACAGTACTTCGCTCCAGGCAACCTATATCGACGATGACGGCAAGGAAAAACCGATGGTTATGGGTTGTTACGGTGTTGGTGTCAGCCGTACTATGGCGGCTGCCATTGAGCAAAACTATGACCAAAACGGGATTATCTGGCCTGCGCCTATTGCTCCATATCATGCAGTAATCGTACCGGTCAGCAGCAAAGATGAAGCCCAAATGGCTTTAGCGGAAAAAGTATACGGTGATTTAAATGCTAACGGCGTGGAGGCTGTGCTTGATGACCGCAACGAGCGTCCTGGTGTTAAGTTTAAAGATGCTGACCTTATCGGCTATCCGCTTAGAATTACTATTGGACCCAAGGCAATTAATGATAATCTCATTGAAATAAAAGTGCGGCGAACAGGTGAAACATTGTATTTTAGCTCCGCCGATTACCTTAGCAAAGTTAAAGAACTGCTAGCCAAGCTGTAATTTATTAGTCAATTTCTACTAAAAGCGTGATAAACGGCTATCACGCTTTTTTCTTATTATCGATCAGCAAGTTAAATTTTGGCTGCTTGCTAACCGCGGATAGAATAATCTAAGGCTTTTGCCAGCGTCCTGGAGGACTTGGCACAAGCCAAGTTTTTCTTATTGCATATAAAAGGTGGTGATGGCATGGTCCCAATCAGCGAAATGGATATCATTCTCCGGCTGGTAATTTCTGCTATTCTTGGTGGGTTAATCGGTCTTGAACGCGAGAGCCTGGAACGTCCGGCCGGGTTGCGCACCCATATTTTAGTTTGTATCGGCTCAAGTTTGATGATGATAGTATCTATTTACGGATTTGCCGGTTATGAATCGGTAAGTAAAGATCCTGGCCGTATTGCCGCCCAAGTGGTCAGCGGCATTGGTTTTCTGGGGGCCGGCACTATCCTAAGGGAAGGGTTAACGGTCAAAGGTCTTACTACTGCGGCCAGTTTGTGGGTGGTAGCCGGCATTGGCTTGGCAATTGGGTGCGGTTTATTTTTTGCTGGCATCGCGGTAACTGCTCTGGTATTTTTAACATTAGTGCTGTTCGGTCAAATGGAACGCCGTCACTTGAGCAGTAAATATTATGACCGGATTAAGATGGTTGTGCGTGACCAGCCAGGCCAGCTTGGAGCGATTGGAATGCTTTTCGGCAAGCATGGTATAAGCATTAAAAATATAACTATGCATCATATCCCTGAACAAAAAGTAATAAACTTTGAGTTTGTTTTAAAAATCCCGGCAAATGCTGACATGATGCAGATATTCGCTGAACTGACCGAATTTGACGGGGTGCTTTCGATTGATAAATCATGTTAAAATATTTTATGACCTGTTATTGATGGGAGAGGTTTAATGCCTAGTTATTGTATTATACCAGAAAATTGCCAAAGCTTTTTTCGGTTTATTGACCAGCTGCCGATTGATACGGCGCACCGGGATTTATTTAAAACAGCTCAAGTAAATAAAGTTGAGGTTGATGTTTGTGCCGGGGCGTGGATAATACATATGGCGGTTGCTAAGCCTATTCCGGAGCCTGTGCTTAACACCGCAGCCCGGCACCTGTGCCAGCAATGCGGACTAAGTACAGTCATTTTTAACCAGCAGGTTGAAAATTTGAAGGAGTATCTGACAGATAACTGGCCGTATTTTGTTGGACAAGTTGCTCAAGGCCATTATGCCACCAAACACTTACTGCTTAATGCTTCCTGGTCGTATGACGAGGAAACGCTGACAATTGAGACGGTTGGCGGCCTGTCAACAGCTATCTTGACAGAACGGGGTATTGAACGTGAGATAAAGTCATTCATTATTCAGAAATTTGGCAGAATCTGTGAAGTTAAGTTTGTTAGTTCGGTTCCTGAAGAGCCAGTTGATTGTGATGATGCACTATTAACCCCTGAATATAAAGAAGCCCTTACTGAAGCAGTTTCGCCTGCTAAACCCAAAGTCAATGACAGCCCGGTGATATTTGGCCGTAATATCCGGGGGGCAACTGATACTGTGCAACCAATAAGCGCTATCCAGGATGAAGCCCGGAATGTTATCCTTACCGGGCAGATCACTAATTATGAACTACGGGAATTGAAATCAGGCCGATTCTTGTTAACCTTTGATCTGGTTGATCATACCGATGGGATTAGCGGCAAAGTATTCTTCGATAATCAGGAACAGTTTAACAAAACTGCCGGGCAACTTAAAAACGGCATGCAGGTTACTGTTAAGGGTACTGTACAATATGACAAATTTGCAAACGAACTGGTTTTGTTTGCTGACAGCATGTGCCGTGCGGAAAGAAATGAGCGCCAAGATAATGCTCCTGTACGGCGGGTAGAGCTTCATGCGCATACCCGTATGAGTATGTTGGACGCCGTTGTTTCTGCTAAAAACTTAATTAAAACTGCTGCCAAATGGGGCCATCCGGCTGTTGCTATTACTGACCATGGTGTAGTACAAGCCTTTCCGGAAGCATATGAAGAAGCAGCCGGCGCCGGGATTAAGGTTATTTATGGTATGGAAGGCTACTTATTTGATGATGACATTAACCAAGCCCGTCATATTATTATCTTGGCGAGAAATAATATTGGCCTGCGTAACTTGTACAGGCTGGTATCAATATCTCACCTTAGGTATTTGCACCGTACGCCGCGCATACCCCGGAAAATCTTGGACGAACACCGGGAAGGACTGATATTAGGTTCGGCTTGTGAAGCCGGTGAATTAATTCATGCTATGATTAATGGCGCTACAGATGCAGAACTGTTAAAAATTGCCGCTTACTATGATTACCTTGAAATTCAGCCAACCGGCAATAACGAATTTTTACTGCGAAAGGGTAAAGTTACTGATGAACAGGGTTTGCGTGACATAAATATAAAAGTATGTGAGCTTGGCGTAAAACTGGATAAACCGGTGGTTGCCACTTGTGACGTACACTTCTTAAATCCAGAAGACGAAATATATCGCAGAATTCTCATGGCCGGCCAGGGGTATGATGATGCTGACTATCAGCCGCCCCTCTTTTTCCGTACAACCGATGAGATGCTGGCTGAGTTTAGTTACCTCGGGCCTGATAAGGCCTATGAAGTGGTGGTAGAAAATCCCCGGCGCATAAACGACCTTATCGAGATAATCAAACCTATTCCTGAAGAACTATATTCACCCCAAATTCCGGGGGCGGAAGAAGAAATTAAATTCATGTCTTACCAAAAGGCCGAATCCTTATATGGAACACCTCTGCCCGAGATAGTGACCGAACGCCTTAACTATGAGCTTAACTCTATCATTAACAATGGTTTTGCTGTATTGTATCTTATTGCTCACAAGCTGGTTAAAAAATCAATGGATGATGGCTACCTGGTAGGGTCCCGGGGGTCAGTAGGTTCATCATTTGTTGCCACTATGACCGGCATAACTGAGGTTAACCCGTTACCGCCGCATTGGCGCTGTCCTAACTGCAAATACAGTGAATTTATAACTGACGGCAGCTACGGAGGCGGTTTTGACCTGCCTGACAAACAATGCCCGCATTGTCAGACTGCGATGGAAAAGAACGGGCACGACATTCCGTTTGCCGTATTTATGGGTTTTCATGGAGACAAAGTTCCTGATATTGACCTTAACTTTTCCGGTGATTATCAGCCGGTAGCTCATAAATACACTGAAGAGCTGTTTGGCCGCGACAACGTGTTCAGAGCGGGTACAATTGCCACTATTGCCGAAAAGACAGCCTATGGATTTGTCAAAAACTATTTAAATGAAAAGGGTTGTGCCGCCCGTAATGCCCATATCAATCGCTTGGTTAGCGGTTGTACCGGAGTAAAACGCACTACCGGACAGCACCCTGGCGGTATTATGGTTGTGCCGCGGGATATGGATGTGCACCATTTTACGCCGATTCAATATCCGGCTGATGATAAAAATTCCTCGACGATAACTACCCATTTTGACTACCACTCGATTAGTAGCCGGTTAGTTAAGCTTGATATTCTGGGTCATGACGACCCGACAGTAATAAAAATGCTTGAAGATTTGACCGGGATTGATGCAAAAACCATTCCTTTTGACGATAAAAAGACCATGAGTTTGTTTTCGTCAACTGATGCCTTGGGGCTTACACCTGAAGAATTGAACAGCACTGTCGGGACATTTGGTATTCCTGAATTTGGCACTAAGTTTGTACGACAAATGCTTGAGGATACTAAACCCAAAACCTTTAGTGAGTTAGTACGGATAAGCGGTTTTTCGCATGGCACCGACGTATGGCTCAACAACGCCCAAGATCTTATCAGGAACGGCACTGCCAAGTTGTCTGAGGCTATTTCGGCACGTGACGACATCATGGTGTACCTTATTCATAAAGGCGTTGATCCGCAGGCGGCGTTTAAAATTATGGAGGGTGTTCGTAAGGGGAAAGGCGTCAAACCGGACGATGTCGAGAAGATGCGGGCAAAAAACGTGCCTGACTGGTATATTGAATCCTGCCAAAAAATTAAATATATGTTTCCTAAAGCCCATGCTGTGGCCTATGTCATGATGGCTTTCCGTATAGCATACTGTAAGGTACATTATCCTTTGGCTTTTTATGCTTCATACTTCACCGTCAGAGCCGACGACTTTGATGCCGATCTGATTGTCAAAGGCGAAAAAACGCTCAAAACAGAGCTTGCTACT is a window of Sporomusaceae bacterium ACPt DNA encoding:
- the sapB gene encoding Protein SapB gives rise to the protein MVPISEMDIILRLVISAILGGLIGLERESLERPAGLRTHILVCIGSSLMMIVSIYGFAGYESVSKDPGRIAAQVVSGIGFLGAGTILREGLTVKGLTTAASLWVVAGIGLAIGCGLFFAGIAVTALVFLTLVLFGQMERRHLSSKYYDRIKMVVRDQPGQLGAIGMLFGKHGISIKNITMHHIPEQKVINFEFVLKIPANADMMQIFAELTEFDGVLSIDKSC
- the dxr gene encoding 1-deoxy-D-xylulose 5-phosphate reductoisomerase; the protein is MQHVAILGSTGSIGTQALDVIAANPDKYKITALAAYQNERLLAEQIEYFKPEIAVLIDKQAADRLIRAYNCQTQVLTGEDGLVEAATMSRTDTVLTSLVGFAGLNPTVAAIKAGKTIALANKETLVAAGELVMSLAKQYNVSIYPVDSEHSAVFQCLQGENRQQISRIILTASGGPFRGRTAGDLANVTVEDCLKHPNWSMGRKITIDSATLANKGLEVIEARWLFGVDYEQIDVCIHPQSVIHSMVEFIDGSIIAQLGMPDMRLPIQYALSYPARLSSNFPRVDFNTLSALTFAAPDTNTFPALKLAYAAGKTGGTMPCVYNAANEVAVYAFLNGEIGFLDIAQVIDYTMRNHAVLANPDLVQIYSTDSWARRYALQAIDDLKRKR
- the proS gene encoding Proline--tRNA ligase; this encodes MRVSQLFAPTLRETPAEAEVISHQLMLRAGFIRKAAGGIYSYLPLAWRVLKKIETIVREEMDAKGGQELAMPVIQPAEMWQETGRWSVYGDEMFRLKDRHNRNFCLGPTHEEMITTLVRGDVRSYRQLPLMLYQIQNKYRDEIRPRFGLMRGREFIMKDLYSFDRDEAGLDESYNKMYDAYTKIFTRCGLTFRAVEADSGAIGGSGSHEFMVIAESGEAAIVYCGDCDYAANVEKAELHPITGQVEERLPLSETDTPGTKSIAALCQFLDICPEKTIKTLAYRTDTGAIVLALVRGDHEVNEIKLLNKVGCLRLDMANEEALAGIMGSCAGYIGPVGFDGRDDIIIVADATVMNMVNAVCGANKLDKHYINVNPGYDFTPDIIADIRLIQENDPCPRCGAPVKTARGIEVGQIFKLFTKYSTSLQATYIDDDGKEKPMVMGCYGVGVSRTMAAAIEQNYDQNGIIWPAPIAPYHAVIVPVSSKDEAQMALAEKVYGDLNANGVEAVLDDRNERPGVKFKDADLIGYPLRITIGPKAINDNLIEIKVRRTGETLYFSSADYLSKVKELLAKL
- the frr gene encoding Ribosome-recycling factor — its product is MTVKEIHSTHEDKMKKALDALRKEYGSLRAGRATPSLLEKVMVDYYGTPTPINQVANVSVPEPRMIVIQPWEKTMLAAIDKAIQKSDLGLMPNSDGTVIRLNIPQLTQERRSEIVKVIHKKAEECRVAIRNLRRDANDAIKKVEKDKVISADEAKKAQDDIQKLTDKYIKEVDQVMTAKEKEIMEV
- the ispG gene encoding 4-hydroxy-3-methylbut-2-en-1-yl diphosphate synthase (flavodoxin) — its product is MQRKKTCPVRIGKIRIGGNAPVSVQSMTNTRTENIADTVAQIKRLRAAGCDIVRVAVPNMEAAQAIDKIKAAVDMPLVADIHFDYRLAIAAIERGVDGLRLNPGNIGDASHVAAVVREAKKRQIPIRIGVNAGSLSKEMLAKHGGRPTAEAMVESALSHISILENYDFYDIKISLKAHDVPLTMRAYQLMSETVDYPLHLGITEAGTVRSGVVKSAVGIGALLAQGIGDTVRVSLTGDPVEEVRVANEILKSLGLRQYGPTLVSCPTCGRCQIDLVAIAETVEGKLKNMDKPLTVAVMGCVVNGPGEAKEADVGIAGGKGEGLLFSKGEIIRKVPESELVSALFAEIDKLNKEANK
- a CDS encoding Ferredoxin, with product MAYKITDECVACGSCAATCPVGAIQEGEPTYSITDECVECGACAAVCPTGAIKAPE
- the uppS gene encoding Isoprenyl transferase, translated to MWKKWFGKNSTTQQNIYCNIDFTRLPRHVAIIMDGNGRWAQKRGLPRTFGHRAGAETLRDIVKAASEIGIKVLTAYAFSTENWRRPADEVDLLMRLLSDYLDNEIDELDQNNVQVKFIGKIDELAKTLQNKIEKAQAQTAQNTGLILNLAVNYGGRAELTRAVKIISEKVLNKELTLEDITEEMIERSLYTADLPAPDLLIRPSGDFRISNFLLWQLAYTEFWFTDINWPDFKPEHLVQAILDFQQRERRFGGIKNTKKR
- the polC gene encoding DNA polymerase III PolC-type yields the protein MPSYCIIPENCQSFFRFIDQLPIDTAHRDLFKTAQVNKVEVDVCAGAWIIHMAVAKPIPEPVLNTAARHLCQQCGLSTVIFNQQVENLKEYLTDNWPYFVGQVAQGHYATKHLLLNASWSYDEETLTIETVGGLSTAILTERGIEREIKSFIIQKFGRICEVKFVSSVPEEPVDCDDALLTPEYKEALTEAVSPAKPKVNDSPVIFGRNIRGATDTVQPISAIQDEARNVILTGQITNYELRELKSGRFLLTFDLVDHTDGISGKVFFDNQEQFNKTAGQLKNGMQVTVKGTVQYDKFANELVLFADSMCRAERNERQDNAPVRRVELHAHTRMSMLDAVVSAKNLIKTAAKWGHPAVAITDHGVVQAFPEAYEEAAGAGIKVIYGMEGYLFDDDINQARHIIILARNNIGLRNLYRLVSISHLRYLHRTPRIPRKILDEHREGLILGSACEAGELIHAMINGATDAELLKIAAYYDYLEIQPTGNNEFLLRKGKVTDEQGLRDINIKVCELGVKLDKPVVATCDVHFLNPEDEIYRRILMAGQGYDDADYQPPLFFRTTDEMLAEFSYLGPDKAYEVVVENPRRINDLIEIIKPIPEELYSPQIPGAEEEIKFMSYQKAESLYGTPLPEIVTERLNYELNSIINNGFAVLYLIAHKLVKKSMDDGYLVGSRGSVGSSFVATMTGITEVNPLPPHWRCPNCKYSEFITDGSYGGGFDLPDKQCPHCQTAMEKNGHDIPFAVFMGFHGDKVPDIDLNFSGDYQPVAHKYTEELFGRDNVFRAGTIATIAEKTAYGFVKNYLNEKGCAARNAHINRLVSGCTGVKRTTGQHPGGIMVVPRDMDVHHFTPIQYPADDKNSSTITTHFDYHSISSRLVKLDILGHDDPTVIKMLEDLTGIDAKTIPFDDKKTMSLFSSTDALGLTPEELNSTVGTFGIPEFGTKFVRQMLEDTKPKTFSELVRISGFSHGTDVWLNNAQDLIRNGTAKLSEAISARDDIMVYLIHKGVDPQAAFKIMEGVRKGKGVKPDDVEKMRAKNVPDWYIESCQKIKYMFPKAHAVAYVMMAFRIAYCKVHYPLAFYASYFTVRADDFDADLIVKGEKTLKTELATLEQKGNTLSAKEKSIQTILEMALEMYLRGFVFHRVDLYKSDATKFQIVDNGLLPPLAALQGLGASAAQSIVAVRQDKPFSSIEDLRSRSRVSKTVIDILKNHGCLEGLDDTDQIMLFA